TGAGAAGCTGACGAGAATAGACTACGGGGCCGCCTTTGGCGAGTGGAAAAAAGCACAAACGGAGATCGTGGAGAGACACACCATCGAGGACAAGCAGCTGAGAAGCAGGGGCCATCTGACGTCGTTTTTGACCGACGAATTCTACTAGGTGGAAGCTAATGTACATTAAATCATTAAATGCTATTAGATGCTATTGAATGCTGTTAAATGCTTTGCTATGAATGCTAAGCGTCCTTTACCTCGTTCTTCTCGCTGAAAAGCATGTAGTCGCGGTTTCTTCCTATAGGGTACCGTTTGAGTGTTCCGCACACGCACGACACAGCAAGGACGTCATTTTCTGCGCTCTGGGCATTGCTGGTATTTTCGATTCTGATCGATGCGGTCCGTCCAGGCAGCTGTAGACGGTGGCACTTTTTGCAGACAGTGCGTTTCACGCTGGGGTCGAGTTTTAGCACCGTCTTCTTGGCTACTACGTCCATGTTGCGCAGATACATCCGTGACAGCGCGCCGTTAGGATCCAGTTGCGCGGCCGCCTGGTACAGGAACCCGAGCCGCTGGTAGTGGTCGTTTTTGGGCACCGTTTTGGGCAGTTTGGGTGTCTTGGCCGAATTTTGCTTCTTCATAAAATGTGCattaaaataaattcaaatatattttttgccACATTTCTTATGAGTGGTTACGACAGTGCTTTATCTATTTTCAGGTAAGTGGACAGACAATTCTTGACTAACAATCAGTCCCGACGGACATGTGTTCCAAGTGGAGTACGCCCTGGAGGCCGTGAAACGTGGAACGTGTGCGGTGGGCGTGAAGGGCAAAGAGGTTGTGGTTCTTGCGTGTGAGAGACGAACCACGCTAAAATTGCAGGATCCGAGAATCACCCCGtcgaaaatcaacaagatcgatACACACGTGCAATTGGCGTTTGCTGGGCTGAACGCAGACGCGAGAATCCTGATCGACAAGGCCCGTGTCGAGGCCCAATCTCACAGACTGACCCTGGAAGACCCGGTGACGGTGGAATACCTGACCAAGTACGTCGCCGGCGTGCAGCAGAGATACACCCAGAGTGGTGGAACCCGGCCGTTTGGCGTTTCGACGCTCATTGCCGGCTTTGACGAGAACGACAAGACGCCTAGGTTGTACCAGACAGAGCCTTCAGGAATTTATTCGGCATGGAAGGCCAATGCCATTGGGCGCAGTAGCAAGACGGTGcgcgagtttctggagaagaatTACGACAAGGAAcacgagctggacgaggcgCAGACCATCAAGCTGACCGTCAAGGCGCTGTTGGAGGTGGTGCAGACCGGAGCCAAGAATATTGAGATTTCCGTGATGAAGCCCGGCAGAGTGATCAGCCAGCTGtccaacgacgagatcgaggcgATTGTACAGGAGATAGAGGCCGAgaaggaggccgaggcagagaaaaagaagccaaagaaagCCAGTGAATAGATCCACCATAGCTAGTAATTCTATTTACAATGTCCTAGTTTCGCCCTCCACGTCGATGATGTCGCCCTCACTCGACGGCGTCTTGATGACGAAACGCTTGTTGGCCACAAAGCCAAGTGGAATGATCTCGATCACGCACTGGCTCTTGCCGACGCTGATGCTTTGCTCCAAAAGGTCCTGGAAAATCGGGGTGTCCAAATTTTTTAGACTAAAAATTACCTTGGCAATTTTGTCACCAGACCGTTTGTCGTAGAGATATCTGCTTTGTACAGTAATCATATCCTCCACTTCCTGGACGACGCCGTTGATTGTCTGTAGCGAGACGTTCCAGTCGTACTGAACGCCGTCCAGAACGCCCAGAGCGATGTCGTTGACCGACTCGATGTTGAAGTAGTCTGCCACGccgtcctcgttcagcaggAACGCGTCAGAGACACGCCGGAGCACGAAGTTGGCCAGGTCGCTGTTGATCTGCTCGATCGGCGGCAGCACCAATGGGTTTGCACTGTTTCGGGGCCGGAAAATCAGCGTCGAGTCTTTAAGAAGCGTCCATTTCTCGCTCATCTGCTTGCGGTTGCGTCTCTGGGCGATTTTGTACGCCATGAACGAGCCCACACAGAGCGGCGGAA
This portion of the Ogataea parapolymorpha DL-1 chromosome IV, whole genome shotgun sequence genome encodes:
- a CDS encoding Proteasome subunit alpha type-4, whose amino-acid sequence is MSGYDSALSIFSPDGHVFQVEYALEAVKRGTCAVGVKGKEVVVLACERRTTLKLQDPRITPSKINKIDTHVQLAFAGLNADARILIDKARVEAQSHRLTLEDPVTVEYLTKYVAGVQQRYTQSGGTRPFGVSTLIAGFDENDKTPRLYQTEPSGIYSAWKANAIGRSSKTVREFLEKNYDKEHELDEAQTIKLTVKALLEVVQTGAKNIEISVMKPGRVISQLSNDEIEAIVQEIEAEKEAEAEKKKPKKASE
- a CDS encoding Conserved hypothetical membrane protein: MSCLLRSVVRTTIVGHSLPRPLFWHGCRFVHSSLVTFRYSRPPRQRIDRPSLLNEVLARTPDSLKLALGLTAVGSLVVFVALPLFALVVPPLCVGSFMAYKIAQRRNRKQMSEKWTLLKDSTLIFRPRNSANPLVLPPIEQINSDLANFVLRRVSDAFLLNEDGVADYFNIESVNDIALGVLDGVQYDWNVSLQTINGVVQEVEDMITVQSRYLYDKRSGDKIAKVIFSLKNLDTPIFQDLLEQSISVGKSQCVIEIIPLGFVANKRFVIKTPSSEGDIIDVEGETRTL